From Panicum hallii strain FIL2 chromosome 2, PHallii_v3.1, whole genome shotgun sequence, a single genomic window includes:
- the LOC112880222 gene encoding protein ALP1-like yields the protein MDFDEWLQHTEMEREAHQREMEMELDDLEDFTLMTMCMSGPHLPRERVPRQIVPRDHHDGFRRIWADYFAPQPVYGDRLFRERFRMRRHVFLRIVDAVQRVDPYFIQRPDCTGLMGISALQKCIAPIRILAYGLPANAVDEYVRIGPSTAQEALKHFCRAVIDAFGGYYLRAPTEEDVRRLVEEGEQRGFPGMLGSIDCMHWTWRNCPSSWKGMFTGRGKSPSMILEAVASRNLWIWHAYFGMPGSCNDINVLHRSSLFDRFMQGTSTPVNFTVNGHSYNMGYYLADGIYPDWPAFVKTVRHPMEMKTRLFAAKQEGARKDVERAFGVLQARWAVIRGPAYPWDRDDVRDMMTACIIMHNMIIEDEGDSATNTSFENPGQHVDLSTGNLVDRHAFVQAHHRLRDRDVHFRLQSDLIVHNWNLHGSMVTSATDVPHV from the exons ATGGACTTCGACGAGTGGTTACAGCACACGGAGATGGAGCGAGAAGCACATCAGCGAGAAATGGAGATGGAGCTAGACGATCTGGAGGACTTCACCCTCATGACGATGTGCATGTCGGGTCCCCATTTGCCTCGCGAAAGGGTGCCTCGCCAAATCGTACCTCGTGATCACCATGATGGTTTCCGTCGGATATGGGCAGACTACTTCGCTCCCCAGCCGGTGTATGGTGACCGGCTGTTTCGAGAACG CTTCCGTATGCGACGGCATGTGTTCCTTCGGATTGTCGACGCGGTGCAGAGGGTGGATCCTTATTTCATCCAGCGTCCGGACTGCACAGGCCTTATGGGAATATCTGCCTTGCAGAAGTGCATCGCCCCCATTCGCATCCTGGCTTACGGATTACCAGCCAATGCGGTCGATGAGTATGTGCGTATCGGTCCCTCGACAGCTCAAGAGGCCTTGAAGCATTTCTGTCGAGCAGTCATCGATGCATTTGGTGGATACTATCTGCGAGCGCCAACTGAAGAGGATGTCCGCCGCCTCGTCGAGGAAGGTGAACAACGGGGATTCCCGGGAATGCTTGGCAGCATAGACTGCATGCATTGGACGTGGCGTAATTGCCCATCATCGTGGAAGGGCATGTTCACCGGCCGTGGGAAATCACCTTCTATGATTCTAGAGGCTGTGGCGTCCAGGAACCTATGGATTTGGCACGCTTACTTTGGAATGCCAGGTAGCTGCAACGACATCAACGTTCTTcacagatcgagtctctttGACCGCTTCATGCAGGGGACCTCGACGCCGGTGAACTTCACAGTCAATGGGCATTCATACAATATGGGATATTACCTGGCAGATGGAATCTACCCAGACTGGCCCGCATTTGTGAAGACCGTCCGTCATCCGATGGAGATGAAGACTCGCCTCTTCGCCGCAAAACAGGAGGGTGCTCGCAAGGATGTTGAGAGAGCATTTGGTGTGCTTCAGGCCCGGTGGGCAGTGATTCGTGGGCCGGCCTATCCATGGGACAGGGACGACGTGCGGGATATGATGACCGCATGCATAATTATGCATAACATGATCATCGAGGACGAGGGTGACAGCGCAACGAACACCAGCTTTGAAAATCCCGGGCAGCATGTCGACCTATCAACGGGGAACTTGGTGGACCGACATGCATTTGTTCAAGCACATCACCGGCTACGAGATCGTGATGTCCATTTTCGCCTGCAGTCAGACCTAATTGTGCATAATTGGAACCTACATGGGTCGATGGTTACCAGTGCGACCGATGTGCCACATGTGTGA